In Campylobacterota bacterium, one DNA window encodes the following:
- the ruvX gene encoding Holliday junction resolvase RuvX yields the protein MKILGLDLGDVWIGSAISDPLGITCKPYKTVKLEELEAFVENTIKEELIGTVIVGKPITMKGKDSEQTAKVVELANKLEQKFSQVNKRLVKWILWDERLSSKRASELAKSSKEDKLLNHARAAAFILQSYLDHKAMMR from the coding sequence ATGAAAATACTTGGACTAGACCTTGGTGATGTATGGATTGGCAGTGCCATATCAGACCCACTCGGCATCACTTGTAAGCCATACAAGACTGTTAAGCTAGAAGAACTCGAGGCTTTTGTTGAAAACACCATTAAAGAAGAGCTTATTGGCACTGTTATCGTTGGCAAGCCAATTACGATGAAAGGCAAGGACAGCGAGCAAACCGCCAAAGTAGTCGAACTAGCAAACAAACTCGAACAAAAATTTAGTCAGGTAAACAAGCGCCTCGTAAAGTGGATCTTGTGGGACGAGCGACTTAGCAGCAAGCGAGCAAGCGAACTGGCAAAATCAAGCAAAGAAGACAAACTACTAAATCACGCCCGAGCTGCAGCTTTCATTCTACAAAGTTACCTTGACCATAAAGCCATGATGCGCTAA
- the amrB gene encoding AmmeMemoRadiSam system protein B produces the protein MKNMLGFVVCSLISLHALPACQKQTKQESIEEKVVQNAHLAGSWYSADKKILNDELDQYFTQAQQDFAVAVSSENVKALVVPHAGYFYSGLCAATVYQTLLEKGNGHIESRKNKNIKRVVILAPSHRVFLHGITLPTYTHYQTALGEIAVDQEAVKKLRKDKSQLFRPKVDVYGQEHSLEMQLPMLQKTIDEFEIVPLIVGHLHDADYAQAQQALKKIINDQTLVCVTSDFVHHGKSYDYDLFSEHILDNVRIIDSALIQAIQAQSFAHFHELVFQTHATVCGREPLKVLLALLETKDLGEVDAHLTSYYTSAHVKRERDQGLESEMIFEQVPDLHADNSVSYAGIVFAEKEADRSPAQESLAAILTDYEKKTLAKLARKTLENEFVDKKRAVRDQLLAPIKSKGLTQVAGAFVTLNKKDGSLRGCIGNIVGRMPLYQTVIEMTRAAAFNDTRFERVQESELSSIKLDVTVLSVPKRVESYQDIVIGKHGVYLKRLDEQGNVITSSVFLPQVPVNFGWDRKSTLEHLAQKAGLEKDGWQQDCIFEVFEGFEIWE, from the coding sequence GTGAAAAATATGCTTGGATTTGTCGTATGTAGTCTTATTAGTTTGCATGCTTTACCTGCATGTCAAAAGCAAACCAAACAAGAAAGCATTGAAGAAAAGGTGGTGCAAAACGCTCACCTTGCGGGAAGTTGGTATAGTGCAGATAAAAAAATACTTAATGATGAGCTAGACCAGTACTTTACTCAAGCGCAGCAAGATTTTGCTGTCGCAGTGAGCTCTGAAAATGTTAAAGCGCTGGTTGTTCCTCATGCTGGTTATTTTTACTCAGGGTTATGTGCTGCGACGGTTTACCAGACACTGTTAGAAAAGGGTAATGGTCATATTGAAAGTCGTAAAAACAAAAATATTAAACGCGTTGTCATTTTGGCGCCAAGTCATAGGGTATTTTTGCATGGTATAACTTTGCCGACATATACGCACTATCAGACAGCTTTGGGTGAGATTGCTGTTGATCAGGAGGCTGTTAAAAAGCTGAGGAAAGACAAGAGTCAACTGTTCCGACCAAAGGTTGATGTGTATGGGCAGGAGCACTCTCTTGAGATGCAGTTGCCTATGCTGCAAAAAACGATCGATGAATTTGAAATAGTTCCACTCATTGTAGGGCACTTGCATGATGCTGATTACGCTCAGGCGCAACAGGCACTGAAAAAAATTATTAACGATCAAACGCTTGTGTGTGTAACTTCTGATTTTGTGCATCATGGCAAGTCATACGATTATGATCTTTTTTCAGAACACATTTTGGATAATGTTAGAATTATTGATTCAGCCTTAATTCAGGCAATTCAGGCACAGTCATTTGCCCATTTTCATGAACTTGTTTTCCAAACGCATGCTACGGTATGTGGACGAGAGCCGCTGAAGGTCTTATTGGCCTTACTTGAGACCAAGGACTTAGGCGAAGTTGATGCCCATTTAACTTCCTACTATACCTCGGCACATGTTAAGCGTGAGCGTGATCAAGGGCTTGAGAGCGAAATGATTTTTGAACAAGTACCTGATCTGCATGCCGATAATAGTGTAAGTTATGCAGGGATTGTTTTTGCAGAAAAAGAAGCTGATCGTTCGCCTGCTCAGGAGTCGTTAGCGGCAATTTTAACTGACTATGAGAAAAAAACGCTTGCAAAGCTTGCTCGTAAGACTTTGGAAAATGAGTTTGTAGACAAAAAAAGAGCAGTTCGTGATCAGCTACTTGCGCCGATCAAGAGTAAGGGGTTGACGCAGGTGGCAGGAGCGTTTGTGACTTTGAATAAAAAAGATGGTAGTCTGAGAGGGTGTATCGGTAATATTGTTGGACGAATGCCTCTCTATCAAACCGTTATTGAAATGACAAGAGCTGCGGCTTTTAATGATACTCGTTTTGAGCGAGTTCAGGAAAGTGAGCTGAGTAGTATTAAGCTTGATGTTACGGTGCTTTCTGTTCCGAAAAGAGTTGAAAGCTATCAAGATATTGTCATAGGTAAGCACGGGGTATATCTCAAGCGTCTTGATGAGCAGGGTAATGTAATCACTTCATCGGTATTTTTGCCTCAAGTCCCTGTGAATTTCGGCTGGGATCGTAAGTCGACGCTTGAGCATCTTGCTCAAAAGGCTGGCCTAGAGAAGGACGGTTGGCAACAAGATTGCATATTTGAGGTGTTTGAAGGTTTTGAAATTTGGGAATGA
- a CDS encoding NAD(P)/FAD-dependent oxidoreductase translates to MKQRHIIIGVSAAGLGAAVKLRALDKDVEIICLSAEQEMPYNRCLLADYLAGSKDQEAVRTKKEDFFQQNKIELMLDARVARLDRKNKQVILHDGRELTYDKLLIGSGRSIRLPELEGIDGLGVHPFYNLHDVTKILSFVRARDAKHVTVVGAGLSGLECADALKDHGVSIHIIERESKLLSRQIDQGGSDFLIELAKKHEVNLTLNTSVEKIDINEDQFVKGVCLTSGSYLKTDMVVFAIGGRPNSDFAKQAGITTHFGGIVTSKTMQTNDEDVYAAGDVCVVTDLLTKESVQTCLWPDSVMQGMAAAYGMVGQKKIYPGTLVVTSSHIFGTTFVTAGPVADQGHNFKELIQKNFNFYHKYLVDDNNSLKGFVMIGNVSNVGALRKKLLDGSGFDLSQLGT, encoded by the coding sequence ATGAAACAACGACATATCATCATCGGAGTAAGTGCAGCAGGCCTTGGTGCTGCAGTTAAGTTACGTGCTCTAGATAAAGATGTAGAAATTATTTGTTTGAGTGCCGAGCAAGAAATGCCTTATAATCGTTGCTTACTCGCTGATTATTTAGCGGGTAGCAAAGATCAAGAGGCCGTACGTACGAAAAAAGAAGATTTTTTTCAGCAAAATAAGATAGAGCTTATGCTTGATGCGCGGGTTGCTCGACTTGATAGAAAAAATAAACAAGTCATTTTGCACGATGGTCGTGAGCTTACGTATGATAAGTTGCTCATTGGGTCTGGTCGTAGTATTCGATTGCCGGAACTTGAGGGAATCGACGGGTTGGGTGTGCATCCTTTTTATAACCTGCATGATGTTACTAAGATTTTGAGTTTTGTCAGGGCCCGTGATGCTAAACACGTCACAGTTGTTGGAGCTGGACTTTCTGGTCTAGAGTGTGCAGACGCGCTTAAAGACCATGGCGTTAGTATTCATATCATTGAGCGAGAGTCTAAGTTATTGTCTCGTCAAATTGATCAAGGAGGCTCAGACTTTCTAATTGAACTGGCAAAAAAGCATGAGGTCAATCTTACGCTTAATACATCAGTTGAAAAAATTGATATCAACGAAGATCAGTTTGTTAAGGGTGTTTGCCTAACTTCTGGCAGTTACTTGAAAACAGATATGGTTGTTTTTGCCATTGGGGGGCGACCCAACAGTGACTTTGCCAAGCAGGCAGGTATTACAACACATTTTGGTGGCATTGTAACCAGCAAAACCATGCAAACAAATGATGAGGATGTTTACGCAGCAGGGGATGTGTGCGTGGTTACGGATTTATTGACCAAAGAATCTGTACAAACGTGCCTGTGGCCAGACTCTGTTATGCAAGGCATGGCGGCTGCTTATGGCATGGTGGGACAAAAAAAGATCTATCCCGGCACGTTAGTCGTGACCAGTTCTCATATTTTTGGGACAACGTTTGTTACAGCTGGGCCTGTAGCAGATCAAGGTCATAACTTTAAAGAGCTTATTCAAAAAAATTTTAATTTTTACCATAAATACCTTGTCGACGACAATAATTCTCTTAAAGGTTTTGTTATGATTGGTAACGTGAGCAATGTGGGTGCTCTTCGTAAGAAATTACTTGATGGTTCAGGTTTTGATCTAAGCCAACTGGGTACTTAG